A window of the Deinococcus gobiensis I-0 genome harbors these coding sequences:
- a CDS encoding helical backbone metal receptor, with product MSLRLASLASSNSDILAALGLAAQVVAADSHSDAPGLEGARRLGPDLNIDVPTLVAARPDLVLASLSVPGMERVVAEVRAAGLPTLVLDPVTLEDTWADIRAIGDAAGQPARAQALVADLRAELAALRADFARPPRVLVEWWPRPIIAATRESWVTELLSALGAENALAERPGRSAPLMLDEVRAARPDLIVCSWCGAKKLRPEVIEARGLGVPVVCVPESGLGRPGPRLLEGARAVASALAGL from the coding sequence ATGTCCCTGCGTCTGGCCTCGCTGGCGTCCAGCAATTCCGACATCCTGGCGGCGCTCGGGCTGGCGGCCCAGGTCGTCGCCGCCGACTCGCACAGCGACGCGCCGGGGCTGGAGGGCGCGCGCCGGCTCGGCCCCGACCTGAACATCGACGTGCCCACGCTCGTGGCCGCGCGTCCCGACCTCGTCCTCGCCAGCCTCAGCGTGCCGGGCATGGAGCGCGTGGTGGCCGAGGTCCGGGCGGCGGGGCTGCCCACCCTGGTCCTCGACCCGGTCACGCTGGAAGACACCTGGGCCGACATCCGGGCCATCGGAGACGCCGCCGGGCAGCCGGCGCGGGCGCAGGCGCTGGTCGCCGATCTGCGCGCCGAACTCGCCGCCCTACGCGCCGACTTTGCCCGGCCGCCGCGCGTACTCGTCGAGTGGTGGCCCCGGCCCATCATCGCGGCGACGCGGGAGTCGTGGGTCACGGAACTGCTCAGTGCCCTCGGCGCGGAAAATGCCCTGGCGGAGCGCCCCGGCCGCAGTGCGCCCCTCATGCTGGACGAGGTGCGCGCCGCGCGGCCCGACCTGATCGTGTGTTCGTGGTGCGGCGCGAAGAAGCTGCGCCCCGAGGTGATCGAGGCGCGGGGATTGGGGGTGCCGGTCGTGTGTGTCCCCGAGAGCGGGCTGGGGCGGCCGGGGCCACGGCTGCTGGAGGGGGCGCGGGCGGTGGCTTCGGCTCTGGCTGGTCTGTGA
- a CDS encoding ABC transporter ATP-binding protein, translated as MTIPTPDAAVHVRDLKKSYTVHEKDPGFVGSLKSFVRRRTREVEAVRGVSFDLAPGEVVGFLGPNGAGKTTTLKMLSGLLHPTSGTARVAGFEPRRRETAFLRQITLVMGQKQQLMWDLPAQDSFLVNQAIYEIPEREFRATMSEFTEVLGLSGILNKQVRKLSLGERMKCELAAALLHRPRVLFLDEPTIGLDVNMQEAVREFVRDYNERYGATVILTSHYMADVTALARRVLVIDAGELVFDGDLAGLVERGSGGKTIRLQLRRPAGAEELARYGTVVEAGGLSAELTVPRAEVSARAARLLTELDVADLTVEDPPIEAVMAELFGHREAAGARGGEVVRGG; from the coding sequence ATGACCATCCCCACCCCGGACGCGGCCGTCCACGTCCGTGACCTGAAAAAGAGCTATACCGTCCACGAGAAGGACCCCGGCTTCGTGGGCAGCCTGAAGTCCTTCGTGCGCCGCCGCACCCGCGAGGTCGAGGCGGTGCGCGGCGTGTCCTTCGACCTCGCGCCCGGCGAGGTGGTGGGCTTTCTGGGGCCCAACGGCGCGGGCAAGACGACCACCCTCAAGATGCTCTCGGGGCTGCTGCACCCCACGTCCGGCACGGCGCGGGTGGCGGGCTTCGAGCCCCGGCGGCGCGAGACCGCGTTCCTGCGCCAGATCACGCTGGTCATGGGCCAGAAGCAGCAGCTCATGTGGGACCTGCCCGCCCAGGATTCCTTCCTGGTCAACCAGGCCATCTACGAGATTCCGGAGCGGGAATTCCGCGCCACCATGAGCGAATTCACCGAGGTGCTGGGGTTGTCGGGCATCCTGAACAAGCAGGTGCGCAAGCTCTCGCTGGGCGAGCGCATGAAGTGCGAACTCGCCGCCGCGCTGCTTCACCGCCCGCGCGTGCTGTTTCTGGACGAACCGACCATCGGCCTGGACGTGAACATGCAGGAGGCCGTGCGCGAGTTCGTGCGCGACTACAACGAGCGTTACGGCGCCACCGTCATCCTGACGAGCCACTACATGGCCGACGTGACGGCGCTGGCCCGCCGGGTGCTGGTCATCGACGCGGGCGAACTGGTCTTCGACGGCGACCTCGCGGGGCTGGTCGAGCGCGGCTCGGGCGGCAAGACCATCCGGCTGCAACTGCGCCGCCCGGCCGGGGCCGAGGAACTCGCGCGCTACGGCACGGTCGTCGAGGCGGGGGGCCTGAGCGCCGAGCTGACCGTGCCGCGCGCCGAGGTGAGTGCGCGCGCCGCCCGGCTGCTGACCGAACTGGACGTGGCCGACCTGACCGTCGAGGACCCGCCCATCGAGGCCGTGATGGCCGAGCTGTTCGGGCACCGGGAGGCGGCGGGCGCGCGCGGCGGGGAGGTGGTCCGGGGTGGCTAG
- a CDS encoding ABC transporter permease, with translation MRAALNKARVLFVTQFADMAAYRAEVIIWMLSGTLSIVMMLVWMSQAASAPGGQIQGYAPAEFASYFIATWLVSQLMVVWVAWELDVDIRTGTLSPKLLRPLDPIWVQFMGHVSERLIRIVPMLVIVALMAWASGARFSADPLTWLAGLGLAALGFCCRFLWEYTIGLLAFWTESSTSFQELMWLFYAALGGMFAPLAFYPGWVQAVAVWTPFPYMLGLPAQLLAGKATLAQAGQGALVLLVWLAVLWAVRLTVWRVGLRRYGAVGA, from the coding sequence GTGCGCGCCGCCCTGAACAAGGCCCGCGTGCTGTTCGTCACCCAGTTCGCGGACATGGCGGCCTACCGCGCCGAGGTCATCATCTGGATGCTGTCGGGCACCTTGAGCATCGTCATGATGCTCGTGTGGATGTCGCAGGCGGCCTCCGCGCCGGGCGGGCAGATCCAGGGCTACGCGCCCGCCGAGTTCGCCTCCTACTTCATCGCGACGTGGCTGGTCAGCCAGCTCATGGTCGTGTGGGTGGCCTGGGAACTCGACGTGGACATCCGCACCGGCACGCTGTCGCCCAAACTGCTGCGGCCCCTGGACCCCATATGGGTGCAGTTCATGGGGCACGTCTCCGAGCGCCTCATCCGCATCGTGCCCATGCTGGTCATCGTCGCCCTGATGGCCTGGGCCTCGGGGGCGCGGTTCTCGGCCGACCCGCTGACCTGGCTCGCCGGTCTGGGGCTGGCCGCGCTGGGCTTCTGCTGCCGGTTCCTGTGGGAGTACACCATCGGCCTGCTCGCCTTCTGGACCGAGAGCAGCACGTCCTTCCAGGAACTCATGTGGCTGTTCTACGCCGCGCTGGGCGGCATGTTCGCGCCGCTGGCCTTCTATCCGGGGTGGGTGCAGGCCGTGGCGGTCTGGACGCCCTTTCCGTACATGCTGGGCCTGCCCGCGCAGCTTCTGGCCGGCAAGGCCACGCTGGCGCAGGCGGGGCAGGGCGCGCTCGTGCTGCTGGTCTGGCTGGCCGTGCTGTGGGCCGTGCGCCTGACGGTGTGGCGCGTGGGCCTGCGCCGCTACGGGGCGGTGGGGGCGTGA
- a CDS encoding ABC transporter permease, whose amino-acid sequence MRRYWRLLRIFTGATLSAQLEYRANFVGAVLASLGEVGVALLGLAVVFGQPEVSTVGGWSFREALLVTGFFMLTEGVISVLIQPNMSKIAEAVRTGTMDFTLLKPIDAQFGVSTRNLNLLRLPDLLIGLGLLVYAASGLNVTPGGVLGAAALYLSATVIVYCIWLALSTTAFWFVKTQNASELFSGLFGAGRFPVTAFPVPVRAFLTFVVPIAFITTVPAQAMTGGLSLGLALASPLVAAAAFALTRLFWKKAVASYTSASS is encoded by the coding sequence GTGAGGCGCTACTGGCGGCTCCTCCGGATCTTCACGGGGGCGACCCTGAGCGCGCAGCTCGAATACCGGGCCAACTTCGTGGGCGCGGTGCTGGCGAGCCTGGGCGAGGTCGGGGTGGCGCTGCTGGGGCTGGCGGTGGTCTTCGGGCAGCCGGAGGTGAGCACCGTGGGCGGCTGGAGCTTCCGCGAGGCGCTGCTCGTCACGGGCTTTTTCATGCTCACCGAGGGCGTGATCAGCGTGCTGATCCAGCCGAACATGTCCAAGATCGCCGAGGCGGTGCGCACCGGCACGATGGACTTCACGCTCCTCAAGCCCATCGACGCGCAATTCGGGGTGAGCACGCGCAACCTGAACCTGCTGCGGCTGCCCGACCTGCTCATCGGGCTGGGACTGCTGGTCTACGCGGCCTCGGGCCTGAACGTCACGCCCGGCGGCGTGCTGGGAGCGGCGGCGCTGTACCTCTCGGCCACCGTGATCGTGTACTGCATCTGGCTGGCGCTCTCGACGACCGCCTTCTGGTTCGTCAAGACCCAGAACGCCTCGGAGCTGTTCAGCGGCCTGTTCGGTGCGGGGCGGTTTCCGGTCACGGCCTTTCCGGTGCCGGTGCGCGCCTTCCTGACCTTCGTGGTGCCCATCGCCTTCATCACGACCGTGCCCGCTCAGGCCATGACCGGGGGCCTGAGTCTGGGGCTGGCGCTGGCCTCGCCGCTGGTGGCCGCCGCCGCTTTCGCGCTCACGCGCCTGTTCTGGAAAAAGGCCGTGGCGAGCTACACGAGCGCGAGCAGTTGA